In a genomic window of Platichthys flesus chromosome 24, fPlaFle2.1, whole genome shotgun sequence:
- the LOC133949881 gene encoding butyrophilin subfamily 2 member A2-like isoform X1: MGLHMMTHVHLLLLLCSSLSTAAPASKSLVVLVRSPVLEQLGRETTLPCWLNPPQSAEALEIRWYRNDRFDIPIILYQNEKMTATKDASYEGRVSFGLKDAASGGLAAGDVSLKLLNVGIEDEGEYICYVSSDQGYDRGSVSLKVTETGTTPLLSMVWAEENLVKLSCGSEGWYPRPKLQWADQKQNLTPKSLEYSNVSSGLVSVHSWVLVPRSSEVSCSVGLSDVDMKEAILQLDIPPPPAKQVVQSAPGLVAVLVIFILLFLAALAVLGWPYIKKRVLPKKDKLDGSQAAENMKLLPEVTVEPTALEEAKKHYVNIELEDKGNPYVTIKDGIFRDSNHCDVTAVTCLTAIRGTPGFTSGQHYWEVSLESPNLKVKQSWWVGVTKATDFPLQGDAPSSTSNGFWFLSSSPERAGSFQLNTEPKVLLPVRSRPRTVGVYLNYDGGELSFYNVEDESVIGSVTATFQGEVFPFFNPGKGDRVPMEILKRTEQGACNDTGNNERAQKPESY; encoded by the exons TGGTCAGGTCGCCTGTCTTAGAGCAGCTTGGTAGAGAAACCACACTACCATGCTGGCTCAATCCACCACAGAGTGCCGAGGCTCTGGAGATACGCTGGTATCGCAATGACCGCTTCGATATCCCGATCATACTGTATCAGAATGAAAAGATGACCGCGACAAAGGATGCTTCGTACGAGGGTCGAGTATCGTTTGGCCTGAAGGATGCAGCGTCCGGTGGGCTGGCAGCAGGAGACGTGAGCCTGAAGCTGCTAAATGTTGGGATTGAGGACGAGGGAGAATACATTTGTTACGTGAGCAGTGATCAGGGTTATGACCGTGGAAGTGTCAGTCTCAAGGTGACAG AAACAGGAACCACTCCGCTCCTGTCAATGGTGTGGGCAGAAGAAAACCTGGTTAAATTGAGCTGTGGATCTGAAGGCTGGTATCCGAGGCCGAAGCTGCAGTGGGCCGACCAGAAGCAAAATCTGACCCCAAAGAGTTTGGAGTACAGCAATGTCTCTTCTGGTCTTGTGTCAGTCCACAGCTGGGTGCTGGTCCCAAGGTCCTCGGAGGTTTCCTGCTCAGTGGGTCTCTCTGACGTGGACATGAAGGAGGCAATATTGCAGCTGGAcatccctcctccacctgccaAACAGG tgGTTCAATCAGCGCCTGGATTGGTGGCTGTATTGGTGATCTTCATTCTACTCTTCTTGGCCGCTTTAGCTGTACTTGGATGGCCCTACATCAAAAAGAGAG TTTTACCGAAGAAAGACAAATTAGACGGCAGCCAAGCTGCGG aGAATATGAAGCTTTTACCAGAAG TTACAGTTGAGCCGACAGCTCTTGAAGAAGCTAAAAAGCATTACG taaATATTGAACTGGAGGATAAAGGAAATCCATACGTCACAATCAAAGATGGTATCTTCAGAGACAGTAACCATTGTGATGTAACAGCAGTTACCTGTCTCACAGCGATAAGGGGAACCCCTGGCTTCACTTCAGGTCAACACTACTGGGAGGTTTCTTTGGAGAGTCCTAATTTAAAGGTCAAACAGTCCTGGTGGGTGGGGGTAACAAAGGCAACTGACTTCCCTCTGCAGGGTGATGCTCCTTCTAGCACATCAAATGGTTTCTGGTTCCTGTCGTCTTCCCCTGAGAGAGCAGGCAGCTTTCAGCTAAACACAGAACCAAAGGTTTTACTGCCTGTTCGCTCAAGACCGAGAACAGTCGGTGTGTATCTGAATTATGACGGCGGAGAGCTTTCCTTTTATAATGTGGAAGATGAATCTGTCATTGGATCTGTCACTGCTACGTTCCAAGGGGAAGTCTTTCCGTTTTTCAATCCTGGTAAAGGTGACAGAGTACCTATGGAGATATTAAAGAGGACAGAACAGGGAGCGTGTAATGACACAGGGAACAATGAAAGGGCACAAAAGCCTGAATCTTATTAA
- the LOC133949881 gene encoding butyrophilin subfamily 1 member A1-like isoform X2, with amino-acid sequence MGLHMMTHVHLLLLLCSSLSTAAPASKSLVVLVRSPVLEQLGRETTLPCWLNPPQSAEALEIRWYRNDRFDIPIILYQNEKMTATKDASYEGRVSFGLKDAASGGLAAGDVSLKLLNVGIEDEGEYICYVSSDQGYDRGSVSLKVTETGTTPLLSMVWAEENLVKLSCGSEGWYPRPKLQWADQKQNLTPKSLEYSNVSSGLVSVHSWVLVPRSSEVSCSVGLSDVDMKEAILQLDIPPPPAKQVVQSAPGLVAVLVIFILLFLAALAVLGWPYIKKRVLPKKDKLDGSQAAENMKLLPEVEPTALEEAKKHYVNIELEDKGNPYVTIKDGIFRDSNHCDVTAVTCLTAIRGTPGFTSGQHYWEVSLESPNLKVKQSWWVGVTKATDFPLQGDAPSSTSNGFWFLSSSPERAGSFQLNTEPKVLLPVRSRPRTVGVYLNYDGGELSFYNVEDESVIGSVTATFQGEVFPFFNPGKGDRVPMEILKRTEQGACNDTGNNERAQKPESY; translated from the exons TGGTCAGGTCGCCTGTCTTAGAGCAGCTTGGTAGAGAAACCACACTACCATGCTGGCTCAATCCACCACAGAGTGCCGAGGCTCTGGAGATACGCTGGTATCGCAATGACCGCTTCGATATCCCGATCATACTGTATCAGAATGAAAAGATGACCGCGACAAAGGATGCTTCGTACGAGGGTCGAGTATCGTTTGGCCTGAAGGATGCAGCGTCCGGTGGGCTGGCAGCAGGAGACGTGAGCCTGAAGCTGCTAAATGTTGGGATTGAGGACGAGGGAGAATACATTTGTTACGTGAGCAGTGATCAGGGTTATGACCGTGGAAGTGTCAGTCTCAAGGTGACAG AAACAGGAACCACTCCGCTCCTGTCAATGGTGTGGGCAGAAGAAAACCTGGTTAAATTGAGCTGTGGATCTGAAGGCTGGTATCCGAGGCCGAAGCTGCAGTGGGCCGACCAGAAGCAAAATCTGACCCCAAAGAGTTTGGAGTACAGCAATGTCTCTTCTGGTCTTGTGTCAGTCCACAGCTGGGTGCTGGTCCCAAGGTCCTCGGAGGTTTCCTGCTCAGTGGGTCTCTCTGACGTGGACATGAAGGAGGCAATATTGCAGCTGGAcatccctcctccacctgccaAACAGG tgGTTCAATCAGCGCCTGGATTGGTGGCTGTATTGGTGATCTTCATTCTACTCTTCTTGGCCGCTTTAGCTGTACTTGGATGGCCCTACATCAAAAAGAGAG TTTTACCGAAGAAAGACAAATTAGACGGCAGCCAAGCTGCGG aGAATATGAAGCTTTTACCAGAAG TTGAGCCGACAGCTCTTGAAGAAGCTAAAAAGCATTACG taaATATTGAACTGGAGGATAAAGGAAATCCATACGTCACAATCAAAGATGGTATCTTCAGAGACAGTAACCATTGTGATGTAACAGCAGTTACCTGTCTCACAGCGATAAGGGGAACCCCTGGCTTCACTTCAGGTCAACACTACTGGGAGGTTTCTTTGGAGAGTCCTAATTTAAAGGTCAAACAGTCCTGGTGGGTGGGGGTAACAAAGGCAACTGACTTCCCTCTGCAGGGTGATGCTCCTTCTAGCACATCAAATGGTTTCTGGTTCCTGTCGTCTTCCCCTGAGAGAGCAGGCAGCTTTCAGCTAAACACAGAACCAAAGGTTTTACTGCCTGTTCGCTCAAGACCGAGAACAGTCGGTGTGTATCTGAATTATGACGGCGGAGAGCTTTCCTTTTATAATGTGGAAGATGAATCTGTCATTGGATCTGTCACTGCTACGTTCCAAGGGGAAGTCTTTCCGTTTTTCAATCCTGGTAAAGGTGACAGAGTACCTATGGAGATATTAAAGAGGACAGAACAGGGAGCGTGTAATGACACAGGGAACAATGAAAGGGCACAAAAGCCTGAATCTTATTAA
- the LOC133949880 gene encoding uncharacterized protein LOC133949880 codes for MVSLYSPQRWVHPILPLEPQRDVVHMRVEPSTGAREVAKGVLMAETVRSPFDYREPPTLDSDGDGSKPPPPRGRVCGRKRKGTPVKVCDRAYVTEDEEEESMSEHSYSPGEGQYPEGAEDRLPQPGSPYYLPDPAQLCVPELGEEGASGVRGPVLFHPPPNCRIREVHCGTQVRLVVIAIRDIAKGEEITVDYSLTDWGENAMEDEAGPHPLSLSVSDYLTPSWSLSPSSSPLTHSEPSDSDREEDEEEEDDDDDDDDEEEEIEEIRGRMLRRRKKRKLADAVESKKKDSPTSSRGPGRPCSSFSRPAPVTPPVRSQSQSPASTLAPPTTNINNNININIGSSSGATVSRRQHCPYCGRHYRSLARHLEKHHANQPEVRTAMELAHLHSSSNGSASHPQPSSSSTSATHSHSFAVPQPSGSNPAPPSLFSRERESPATRSSTGAVSFSLSLTPPPSGQPTAAKKGSSCSAPAAKRAAPPMVTRVKSPSPPPPPPTPRRGRRMKKEKQEEQQKVELESSRSQEELVPPPTPEPDIDPEEELELSAEGEDEPAEEKNGEIISTQRHHMSPLLSSLSCLVLYLRRQQHTSFLSLTRSPHSAEAWRLLCHSSLSLLILYNRHRECEVAKLTIQDYRSRVTPQASTITSPPSGTEALLSPFERHVLSLLPRASVLGKRGRVQPLILPPHCESCLDLLLQTSPNVGVDPESPYVFSRPYHSPATPLRGTDLLRNLARASGAKNPGSLTATRARRQVAILTQLLLLEEGEGQAGATKRLEDFLEREYHVTQNCSAIIRDPSLMGRVGRVVLYGEREGVLFRGMSLQHICLELDVMSGNSADSFSEDSEAEEEKEEVKEKVEVTVKKKGPGRPPRKKRAPIPSPVSPSIANVHKRRCIPPKSGKRGVLKRPWSEAERVAVETHLKRNLMELRVPAKADCERCLELCPLLVSNQRDWRAIKFYVHNRIQLLKKQGRRESAAAVC; via the exons ccgCGTGTGTGGAAGAAAAAGGAAGGGGACACCTGTGAAGGTGTGCGACCGAGCGTATGTAacagaagatgaggaggaggagagcatgTCAGAACACAGCTACAGCCCTG GTGAGGGCCAGTACCCAGAGGGGGCAGAGGACCGCCTCCCTCAACCTGGCAGCCCCTACTACCTGCCCGATCCCGCTCAGCTCTG tGTGCCAGAGTTGGGAGAAGAAGGGGCGAGTGGGGTTCGGGGGCCCGTGCTCTTCCATCCGCCGCCCAACTGCCGCATCCGAGAGGTCCACTGTGGGACGCAGGTGCGCTTGGTCGTCATTGCGATCCGCGACATCGCCAAAGGGGAGGAGATCACAGTGGACTACAGCCTGACCGACTGGGGAGAGAATGCAATG GAGGATGAGGCTGGCCCCCACCCACTGTCCCTCTCTGTTTCCGATTACCTTACCCCCTCCTGGTCATTATCACCCTCATCCTCCCCACTCACCCACTCTGAACCCAGCGACTCAGATCgcgaggaggacgaagaggaggaagacgacgatgatgacgatgacgatgaagaagaggaaatcgAGGAAATACGGGGCCGAATGCTGCGCCGCCGCAAGAAGCGCAAGCTGGCAGATGCTGTCGAATCAAAGAAGAAGGACtcacccacctcctccagaggACCTGGGCGCCCGTGCTCTTCCTTTTCCCGCCCAGCACCTGTCACACCCCCAGTCAGATCCCAGTCCCAGTCACCAGCCAGCACCCTGGCTCCCCCGACCACCAACATCAACAATAACATCAACATTAACATTGGCAGCTCCAGCGGGGCCACAGTGAGCCGGCGGCAGCACTGCCCGTACTGCGGGCGCCACTATCGCTCATTAGCACGCCATCTGGAGAAACACCATGCCAACCAGCCTGAGGTCAGAACGGCCATGGAGCTGGCCCACCTTCACAGCTCTTCAAACGGCAGCGCCTCACACCCTCAACCCTCGtcgtcctccacctctgctACTCACAGTCATTCCTTTGCTGTCCCTCAGCCTTCGGGCTCGAACCCTGCGCcgccctctctcttctccaggGAGAGGGAATCGCCAGCTACTCGCTCGAGCACAGGCGccgtctccttctccctctcgctcACCCCGCCTCCCTCGGGTCAGCCCACAGCTGCCAAAAAGGGGTCAAGCTGCTCAGCACCTGCAGCAAAACGCGCTGCGCCCCCGATGGTGACCCGGGTTAAGAGTCCatcgccgccgcctcctccgccAACTCCCAGGAGGGGTCGGagaatgaagaaagagaagcaggaggagcagcagaaggtGGAGTTGGAGAGCTCAAGAAGTCAAGAGGAGCTGGTTCCACCTCCCACTCCAGAGCCGGACATAGATCCAGAGGAAGAACTGGAGCTGAGTGCAGAAGGTGAAGATGAACCTGCAGAAGAGAAGAATGGAGAGATTATAAG CACACAAAGACATCACATGTCTccgctgctctcctccctctcttgtctGGTCCTCTACCTCCGCCGCCAGCAGCACACCTCCTTCCTTTCTTTAACCCGCTCTCCTCACTCCGCCGAGGCCTGGCGCCTGCTCTGCCATTCCAGCCTGTCCCTGCTCATCCTCTACAACCGCCACCGCGAATGTGAGGTGGCTAAACTCACTATACAGGACTACCGCAGCCGGGTCACCCCACAGGCGAGCACCATCACCAGCCCCCCCTCCGGCACGGAAGCCCTCTTGTCCCCCTTTGAACGCCATGTCCTCTCTCTACTCCCGCGGGCCAGCGTTTTAGGCAAGCGCGGTCGCGTCCAGCCGCTTATTCTCCCGCCACACTGTGAGTCCTGCCTGGACCTGCTGCTTCAAACCAGCCCCAATGTTGGTGTGGACCCAGAGAGCCCCTACGTCTTCTCCCGGCCGTACCACTCTCCTGCCACCCCTCTCCGGGGCACGGACCTCCTGAGGAACCTGGCTCGAGCCAGCGGGGCCAAGAACCCCGGATCGCTGACAGCAACAAGAGCACGACGGCAGGTAGCTATCCTTACCCAGCTGCTACTgttggaggagggtgagggCCAGGCTGGAGCAACCAAACGCTTGGAGGACTTCCTGGAGAGAGAGTACCACGTGACCCAGAACTGCTCCGCTATCATTCGTGATCCGTCTCTTATGGGCCGGGTGGGTCGTGTTGTTCTTtatggagagagggaaggtgTTCTTTTCAGAGGGATGAGCCTGCAGCACATCTGCCTTGAGTTGgatg TGATGTCTGGGAACTCAGCAGACTCCTTTTCAGAGGATTCTgaggcagaagaagagaaagaggaggtgaaggagaaggtTGAGGTAACGGTGAAGAAGAAAGGCCCCGGTCGACCGCCGCGGAAGAAGAGGGCGCCCATTCCTTCTCCAGTTAGCCCGTCGATAGCCAACGTCCATAAGAGGCGATGTATTCCCCCCAAATCAG GCAAGCGTGGCGTGCTGAAGCGTCCCTGGTCGGAGGCAGAGCGTGTAGCAGTGGAGACTCACCTGAAGCGAAACCTCATGGAGCTGCGCGTCCCAGCGAAGGCGGACTGCGAGCGCTGCCTCGAACTCTGTCCTCTGCTGGTGAGCAACCAGCGAGACTGGAGGGCAATCAAGTTTTACGTCCACAACCGCATCCAGCTGCTGAAGAAGCAGGGGAGGAGGGAAAGCGCCGCCGCAGTTtgctaa